Proteins from a genomic interval of Poecile atricapillus isolate bPoeAtr1 chromosome 1, bPoeAtr1.hap1, whole genome shotgun sequence:
- the DNAJC28 gene encoding dnaJ homolog subfamily C member 28, translating to MLPNNMGHCFMGRGAMIPRKLKPFLCRMLSGYKPKNNVEDSYKILELEEGCSMDDVRNSYRTLAKKYHPDSSSGMADSKAFIRVEEAYRVVLSDLAAKQKSDPGEEEEDQFKSKSLQHRHYLSFEGVGIGTPSQREKQYMQFRVDRATEQVLEYRQQRLESRYAGSDLSRAKDVRQSKKVKITQAVERLVEDLIQESMAKGDFDNLSGKGKPLQKFSDSPHIDPMTHNLNRILIDNGYQPEWILLQKEIRETIERLRSSIVASRRKLGEPMTLSEQKQWGRICEQFEEDIRKLNKRVDNFNLVVPILSRQMVHFSMDKEILRARKTYEAVVEKVSDSDTKENEGEESKRFGWKSSLLKWLKLTPK from the coding sequence ATGCTGCCTAACAACATGGGACATTGTTTCATGGGACGGGGAGCCATGATCCCAAGGAAGCTGAAGCCGTTTCTCTGCAGGATGTTGTCGGGTTACAAACCCAAAAACAATGTCGAGGACTCCTACAAAATTCTGGAGCTCGAGGAAGGATGTTCCATGGATGACGTCAGAAACTCCTACCGCACTCTTGCCAAAAAATACCACCCGGACAGCAGCTCCGGCATGGCCGATTCCAAGGCCTTCATAAGGGTGGAGGAGGCCTACAGGGTTGTGCTCAGCGACCTGGCAGCCAAACAGAAATCAGACCccggcgaggaggaggaggaccaGTTCAAATCCAAgtccctgcagcacagacacTACCTGAGCTTCGAGGGCGTGGGCATCGGCACGCCGAGCCAGCGGGAGAAGCAGTACATGCAGTTCCGCGTGGACCGCGCCACCGAGCAGGTGCTGGAGTACCGgcagcagaggctggagagccGCTACGCCGGCAGCGACCTCAGCAGAGCCAAGGACGTGCGGCAGAGCAAGAAGGTGAAGATAACTCAGGCGGTGGAACGGCTGGTGGAGGACCTCATCCAGGAATCCATGGCCAAAGGAGACTTCGACAACCTCAGCGGCAAGGGGAAGCCTTTGCAGAAGTTCTCGGACAGTCCCCACATCGACCCCATGACCCACAACCTGAACAGGATCCTGATCGACAACGGGTACCAGCCCGAGTGGATCCTGCTGCAGAAGGAGATCCGGGAGACCATCGAGCGGCTGAGGAGCAGCATCGTGGCCTCCAGGAGGAAGCTCGGGGAGCCCATGACGCTGTCGGAGCAGAAGCAGTGGGGTCGGATTTGCGAGCAGTTCGAGGAAGACATCAGGAAATTAAACAAGAGAGTTGACAACTTCAACCTGGTGGTGCCCATTCTCAGCAGGCAAATGGTGCATTTCAGCATGGACAAGGAAATCCTCCGAGCACGAAAGACTTACGAGGCTGTCGTGGAAAAGGTTTCTGATTCAGACACGAAGGAAAACGAGGGGGAAGAGAGCAAAAGGTTTGGGTGGAAGTCTTCTCTTTTGAAGTGGTTAAAACTTACACCGAAATAA